From Mucilaginibacter rubeus, a single genomic window includes:
- a CDS encoding sensor histidine kinase: MKFNKVVYHIAFWLLAYLFWIFIFRNGTLVLTHAITIQFCYLVFISANHYLNTLYAIPYLLNKKQYIKFGLVFLTGILITAVLRVPVSAWVTVHLFKTNPRFNAVSVFADSFVNILFWVLCILGAQMVIEKMRAQVYIEQIEKEKATNELNFLRAQFNPHFLFNSINSIYAHIDKSNKDARDMLLVFSEMLRYQLYECNVEQIDLNREINYIRNYIAIQKGRIDEEVNVSFYADNINGQAFVAPLLFITFVENAFKYVGFNEGRINKVDISLKQEEGKLIFNVYNTKDSFAGRDEHSSGLGIANTKRRLEILYPEKHKLDITDSGDSFEINLVLQNI, translated from the coding sequence TTGAAATTCAACAAAGTAGTATATCACATTGCATTTTGGCTGCTGGCGTACCTTTTCTGGATTTTTATTTTCAGGAACGGTACGCTGGTGTTAACTCATGCCATAACCATTCAGTTTTGTTACCTCGTATTTATTTCGGCTAATCATTACCTCAACACACTTTATGCAATTCCGTATTTGCTTAATAAAAAGCAATACATAAAATTCGGTCTTGTTTTTTTAACGGGGATATTGATCACAGCGGTACTAAGGGTTCCGGTATCGGCCTGGGTTACGGTACACTTATTTAAAACAAATCCCCGGTTTAATGCTGTTTCTGTTTTTGCCGACTCATTTGTTAATATCCTGTTTTGGGTGCTTTGCATCCTGGGAGCTCAAATGGTGATTGAAAAAATGCGGGCGCAGGTTTATATTGAGCAGATTGAAAAGGAGAAAGCCACCAATGAACTTAATTTTTTAAGGGCGCAGTTTAACCCTCATTTTCTTTTTAACTCCATTAATTCGATTTATGCCCATATCGATAAATCAAATAAGGATGCGCGTGATATGCTGCTGGTGTTTTCGGAAATGCTGCGCTACCAATTATACGAATGTAATGTAGAGCAAATAGACTTGAACCGCGAGATCAACTATATCCGAAATTACATAGCTATTCAAAAAGGGAGAATTGATGAAGAGGTTAATGTGAGTTTTTACGCAGATAATATTAACGGACAAGCTTTTGTAGCGCCCCTGTTATTTATAACGTTTGTGGAGAATGCCTTTAAATACGTGGGGTTTAACGAAGGGAGAATAAATAAGGTGGATATAAGCCTGAAGCAGGAGGAAGGAAAGCTGATTTTTAACGTGTATAATACTAAAGATAGTTTTGCGGGCAGGGATGAACATTCATCGGGCCTGGGGATAGCCAATACAAAACGGCGGCTTGAGATCCTGTATCCAGAAAAACACAAGCTTGATATAACCGATAGTGGCGATAGTTTTGAAATAAATTTAGTACTGCAGAACATATGA
- a CDS encoding c-type cytochrome: MNVKINRKLCVIVVLGASVTCTAAIANKPEPVHYENLKVLPRDISSHDLQSIMADDFEDGLGVTCGFCHANAKDGHGLDFVSDAKPEKEITRQMMRMTIGINKKYFKLKHPGIGNQALVVSCITCHKGQPFPDAATGNN, from the coding sequence ATGAACGTAAAAATAAATAGAAAGCTTTGTGTTATTGTGGTATTAGGTGCTTCGGTGACCTGTACCGCGGCAATAGCTAACAAACCTGAGCCTGTGCATTATGAAAACCTGAAAGTATTGCCAAGGGATATCAGCTCGCACGATTTGCAAAGCATCATGGCCGATGATTTTGAGGATGGTCTTGGTGTTACCTGTGGCTTTTGCCATGCCAACGCTAAAGATGGCCATGGTTTGGACTTTGTAAGCGACGCGAAGCCCGAAAAGGAAATTACCCGGCAAATGATGCGCATGACCATCGGTATCAATAAAAAGTATTTTAAGCTTAAACACCCCGGCATAGGCAACCAGGCGCTGGTAGTTTCCTGTATTACTTGTCATAAAGGTCAGCCATTTCCTGATGCTGCCACGGGCAATAATTAA
- a CDS encoding YceI family protein: MKKYRMKRNLLLLLLMIGLATESKAQYKPVEQGSGLKFIIKNLGFDVDGAFSGFDGNINFDPQNIANSSFDVSINASSVNTDNSLRDEHLRGENYFDVKNYPKIRLVSGKVAVLNKSGMYQLTGVLTIKGKAKQVSFPFSATPAADGYIFKGGFKINRKDFAIGGVSTIADELEVDISVTAKRG; encoded by the coding sequence ATGAAAAAGTATAGGATGAAAAGGAATTTGTTGTTGTTGTTACTGATGATCGGCTTAGCAACAGAGAGCAAAGCTCAGTACAAGCCCGTAGAGCAGGGTTCAGGTTTGAAATTTATCATTAAAAATCTGGGATTTGATGTTGATGGCGCCTTTAGCGGGTTTGATGGTAATATTAATTTTGATCCTCAAAACATAGCTAACAGCAGTTTTGATGTAAGTATAAACGCGTCATCCGTAAATACCGATAACAGCTTGCGCGATGAGCACCTGCGCGGTGAAAATTATTTCGATGTGAAGAATTATCCCAAAATAAGGTTGGTTTCGGGAAAAGTGGCCGTATTAAATAAAAGTGGAATGTACCAGCTAACGGGAGTGCTAACTATAAAAGGTAAGGCAAAGCAGGTGTCATTCCCTTTTTCGGCCACACCTGCTGCCGACGGTTATATTTTTAAAGGGGGATTTAAAATAAACAGGAAAGATTTTGCGATAGGCGGCGTGAGTACCATTGCCGATGAACTTGAGGTGGATATCAGTGTAACTGCAAAGAGAGGTTAA
- a CDS encoding metallophosphoesterase family protein, producing MKNHFHVDENSDHNTGNDGIDRRGFLECMAWAGTGVLWMMTGGVLKSYGMSQMIDRATGGLKKGLIVPKSDFSFVQISDSHIGFNKAANPDVVSTLNATIAKINNMPSAPSFVLHTGDLSHLAQADEFDTLEQSLKTVKTEKIFYVPGEHDVTDNGKLYLERYGKGTLGDGWYSFDSHGVHFIGLVNVTNHVDGGLGYIGPAQLKWLENDLKPLFNSTPIVVFAHIPLWAIYPQWGWGTDDSAQALVLLKRFGSVSVLNGHIHQTIQKVEGNITFHTANSTAFPQPAPGSAASPGPMKVPAEKLRSFLGLTSVNYVEHDHSLAITDIPLIDAEKAIEQK from the coding sequence ATGAAAAATCACTTTCATGTTGATGAAAACTCAGACCACAATACCGGTAACGATGGAATAGACCGCCGTGGTTTTCTTGAATGTATGGCCTGGGCCGGTACCGGCGTATTATGGATGATGACTGGCGGGGTGCTAAAATCATACGGGATGAGCCAAATGATTGACAGGGCTACCGGTGGACTTAAAAAGGGTTTAATAGTGCCCAAGTCTGATTTTAGTTTTGTGCAGATCAGCGATAGTCATATCGGGTTTAATAAGGCTGCCAATCCTGACGTGGTAAGTACGCTGAACGCCACGATAGCCAAGATCAACAACATGCCCAGCGCACCTTCATTTGTATTGCATACCGGCGATCTGTCGCATCTGGCGCAGGCCGATGAATTTGACACGCTTGAGCAATCATTGAAGACTGTTAAAACCGAAAAGATATTTTATGTACCCGGCGAACATGATGTTACCGATAATGGTAAGCTATATCTTGAACGCTATGGTAAAGGTACTTTAGGCGACGGCTGGTATAGTTTTGATTCGCATGGTGTGCATTTTATTGGCCTGGTAAATGTAACCAATCATGTTGACGGGGGCTTAGGGTACATCGGACCTGCTCAGCTAAAATGGCTGGAGAATGATCTGAAGCCGCTATTCAACAGTACGCCAATAGTTGTGTTCGCGCATATCCCGCTTTGGGCTATTTATCCGCAATGGGGCTGGGGTACCGATGATAGTGCGCAGGCACTGGTCTTACTTAAACGCTTTGGATCGGTATCGGTATTGAACGGACATATTCACCAAACGATTCAAAAGGTTGAAGGTAATATTACTTTTCATACGGCCAATTCAACGGCATTTCCTCAGCCCGCTCCGGGCAGCGCGGCATCGCCCGGCCCTATGAAGGTACCAGCAGAAAAGCTTCGTAGTTTTTTAGGATTGACCAGTGTAAACTATGTGGAGCATGACCATTCGCTTGCGATCACTGATATCCCATTGATTGATGCTGAAAAAGCGATTGAGCAGAAATAA
- a CDS encoding tetratricopeptide repeat protein, translating to MKYFIFLLLILTVIPCSGQNIDSLKKIVFSNASQQKRLAAATRLASYPVGQNPDKMIPVAKAGLNLAERLNNKKEIALLSQTLGKAYYQTNSYDSVAYYYNIAAIILSKTNEQYILTNDYSRLAKAYAKLKNYDKAIEFYTLAVSYAPQTGDRNELMQALSQLGEVYEAKNNYREALNYFRQSFDIKDSLNLVKQTNQNTSETYSHQFMGDVMGSIRQSQSVQEILKTIDIKKSLNDTLALSINYFNLGVLYKNKQQYGQSLDALKNCLQFATQINYADMQKSATNELADLYERMGNYEQSLIYLKKHATIKPTGSSTVDELQAKYEIRQREDQVLQQQFEITKRNYWMAGTGIFILLMLFSGFFYYKQNQLKQRNIAMQAIIATEESERRRIAQDLHDSVSQTISAAKINLQVIGSELPFINNEQRNRFEKVITLVDYGFKEVRTISHNMMPWALHKTGLAQVIKQFIENIRNDNIAINFFSNGFDSPYDDTTEIILYRVLQESVNNVMKHAQADRLDISLIRNDETISLTIEDNGKGFDTTNPDIFKGMGLNNLRSRINFLNGKVEFDSQVNRGTLVSVYIPLTKKNS from the coding sequence ATGAAATACTTTATATTCCTTCTGCTTATTTTAACTGTAATTCCGTGTTCCGGTCAAAATATTGATAGTTTAAAAAAGATTGTTTTCAGCAACGCGTCGCAGCAAAAGCGTTTAGCGGCAGCTACCCGATTGGCCTCTTACCCGGTGGGACAAAATCCGGATAAGATGATTCCGGTTGCCAAAGCAGGTTTAAACCTGGCCGAAAGACTGAACAATAAAAAAGAGATCGCCCTGCTATCCCAAACTTTGGGTAAAGCCTATTACCAAACCAACTCCTACGATTCGGTCGCTTACTATTACAATATTGCTGCAATTATACTCAGTAAAACAAATGAGCAGTATATTTTAACAAACGACTACAGCAGATTAGCTAAAGCTTATGCTAAACTGAAAAACTACGATAAGGCGATTGAATTTTACACGCTGGCTGTTTCATACGCGCCCCAAACCGGCGACCGTAACGAACTGATGCAAGCGTTAAGCCAACTTGGGGAGGTATATGAAGCTAAAAATAATTATCGGGAAGCTTTAAACTACTTCAGGCAGTCTTTTGATATCAAAGACTCTTTAAACCTTGTAAAGCAAACAAACCAAAACACTTCCGAAACATATAGCCATCAATTTATGGGCGATGTTATGGGGAGTATCAGGCAAAGCCAATCGGTGCAGGAAATTCTAAAAACCATCGATATCAAAAAATCATTAAATGATACCCTGGCACTTTCAATAAATTATTTTAACCTGGGCGTACTTTATAAAAACAAGCAACAATATGGGCAATCTCTTGATGCTTTAAAAAACTGCCTGCAGTTTGCCACCCAAATAAATTATGCCGACATGCAAAAAAGTGCCACGAATGAGTTGGCTGACCTGTATGAACGAATGGGAAATTATGAACAGTCGCTTATTTATTTAAAAAAGCATGCTACAATTAAGCCAACGGGCAGCAGTACTGTTGATGAACTACAGGCAAAATATGAAATAAGGCAGCGGGAAGACCAGGTGCTACAACAGCAGTTTGAAATTACAAAACGAAATTACTGGATGGCAGGTACAGGAATTTTCATACTGCTGATGTTATTTTCAGGTTTTTTCTACTACAAACAAAACCAGTTAAAACAACGCAATATCGCGATGCAAGCAATCATTGCAACCGAAGAAAGCGAAAGACGCAGAATTGCCCAGGATTTGCACGATAGTGTGAGCCAAACTATTTCGGCAGCCAAGATCAATCTCCAGGTTATTGGCAGCGAATTGCCTTTCATAAATAACGAACAAAGAAATCGTTTTGAAAAAGTGATCACTCTTGTTGACTATGGATTTAAAGAGGTAAGGACAATATCGCACAATATGATGCCCTGGGCACTACATAAAACGGGGCTTGCACAGGTAATTAAACAGTTTATCGAAAATATCAGGAACGACAATATCGCAATAAACTTTTTCAGCAACGGTTTTGATTCACCTTATGATGATACCACCGAAATCATCTTATACCGGGTACTGCAGGAAAGCGTAAACAATGTAATGAAACATGCCCAGGCCGATAGGCTTGACATTTCATTGATTAGAAACGACGAAACTATCAGCCTCACCATTGAAGATAACGGCAAAGGGTTTGACACAACCAACCCTGACATTTTTAAGGGGATGGGGTTAAATAACCTGCGGTCGCGGATTAATTTTTTAAATGGCAAGGTTGAATTTGATTCGCAGGTTAACAGGGGAACGCTTGTATCTGTCTACATCCCACTCACTAAGAAAAACTCATAA
- a CDS encoding response regulator transcription factor — protein MENTLEKLSVIIADDHTLFINGLRMLLQGEPDIEVISVAANGKEMLHLLHTHTPNLVLLDINMPGINGFEVLKRIKDYYPKIKVIMLSTYNEEHLIEKAKTEGANGYLFKNAEKAELLSVMRSVAGGQLCFPYKQPAVSSSLNETDPFLKQFQLTKRETELLQFIKQNFTNQQMADHLHLSIYTVETHRKNIMQKLNLKNPVELNRFIMQYNL, from the coding sequence ATGGAAAATACGTTGGAAAAACTATCAGTAATTATTGCCGATGATCATACCTTATTCATAAACGGTTTACGTATGTTATTACAGGGCGAGCCGGATATTGAAGTTATTAGTGTTGCGGCTAATGGTAAGGAAATGCTGCACTTGTTACATACCCATACGCCCAACCTTGTATTGCTTGATATCAATATGCCTGGTATAAATGGCTTTGAAGTACTTAAGCGGATAAAGGACTACTATCCTAAAATTAAGGTGATCATGCTTTCTACCTATAATGAAGAGCATCTGATTGAAAAGGCGAAAACAGAGGGGGCTAATGGTTACTTATTCAAAAATGCCGAAAAGGCAGAGCTGTTAAGTGTGATGAGATCGGTAGCAGGAGGGCAGCTTTGCTTTCCGTATAAACAACCTGCAGTTAGTTCATCGCTTAACGAGACGGATCCTTTTTTGAAACAATTTCAGCTTACCAAGAGAGAGACTGAACTTTTACAATTTATAAAGCAGAATTTTACCAATCAGCAAATGGCAGATCACCTTCACCTAAGTATCTATACTGTCGAGACGCATCGTAAAAATATTATGCAGAAGCTTAACCTGAAAAACCCGGTCGAACTTAACCGCTTTATAATGCAATATAATTTATGA
- a CDS encoding SusC/RagA family TonB-linked outer membrane protein codes for MKKLLLASWCLFMLFISVVHAQNKTVTGRVTSKDDGLPLPGVSVRVVGTTLGTQTNADGKFSLTAPASAKSLSFSFIGFTSTTVEITSAPLDVKLSSSANKLSEVVITGAYGTKQSSRSASYAAQVVKSDALNTIRQPNVNNALAGKVAGVQVRSQSAAALGRNTNIRLRGATGFGSGNNPLYVVDGTIMPNADDLSNDDIDNISILNGPAASAQFGSQGAYGAIVISTKKGKKSKGVGVELNLGANFDKAYILPNYQNTYGGGASADFIQYHWKDGDPEGWKALDGKYYPDYTDDSSWGPKMVGQEYIPWYAWAAGTKYSFKTAKWTPQPDNAKDFFRTGVALNNSVAFTKAADDYNIRMSYNNQHTTGIVPETWLNKNNFTLNANFDLNKHLTAGASINYSGTQLHGQISDAYASASSGSFNSWFHRDLDMGIMKELQDLKSPDGTYVSWNHQNPNSYDASNPGAFYGGNYWYNPYLWQKQWQNMNTRDRLYGNIYLQYKINNDLSFKVTYRRNQTNTWNENKISSEIQASGTQTGQKATYGTSNTYSNRENYETLLNYDKQIKDFHVNVNAGSDFYNWSYKDNGANTNNGLSVPDLYTLANSVDPISASNSRTQEQYRAIFAKASANYKRIVYVDATLRNDWFSTISTVNDANSVLSKSFGGSFVFSEVLPEFKDWLSYGKVRGSWGQVPLALGTSTETFGAYRNNTLYGIAANKWNGSLLQGGPTQFVDPALHGTTTTSKEIGLDLGFFNDRLTFGATYWAADDKDIPLGLAVNAASGVSSILTNVGLIKRRGLEITASGTPIRLPNFSWTINTNFAQLLDNTVVEISNKYGVDRVQVAGVWGTDMPYLINQKGKWWGQIYGNGIKRNSAGIPILTSSGAYINDPNVYFGSALPKYTGGLQNTFTLFKDFVLSANIDYQFGGKFVSLSNRWGQYSGLTANTAALNDKGMSVRDPVADGGGVKVTGVDANNNPVTYYVDAKSYYQGLTNNKTYDPYVYDLTFIKLREVAVGYNLPIKKWGLGNVFQSARIDLTGRNLLLIYAKSKDFDPSEISATEGETAQYPGTRGIGFNLKVTF; via the coding sequence ATGAAAAAACTCCTACTCGCAAGCTGGTGTTTGTTCATGCTATTTATTAGTGTGGTACATGCACAAAACAAAACGGTTACCGGCCGGGTAACTTCAAAAGACGATGGACTACCGCTGCCAGGCGTGTCCGTAAGAGTTGTAGGTACCACACTTGGTACACAAACAAATGCAGATGGCAAATTCTCTTTAACTGCCCCAGCATCTGCAAAATCATTAAGCTTTAGCTTTATCGGTTTTACATCAACAACAGTCGAAATTACTTCGGCTCCCCTGGATGTTAAATTATCAAGCAGTGCTAACAAACTATCTGAAGTGGTAATTACCGGTGCTTACGGTACTAAACAATCATCACGTTCGGCATCGTATGCTGCGCAGGTAGTAAAGTCAGACGCACTGAACACTATCCGTCAGCCTAACGTTAACAACGCGTTAGCCGGTAAGGTTGCCGGTGTTCAGGTACGCAGCCAATCGGCAGCGGCGCTGGGCCGTAACACCAACATCAGGCTACGTGGTGCTACTGGCTTTGGTAGCGGTAACAACCCTTTATATGTTGTTGACGGTACAATTATGCCAAACGCCGACGATTTGAGCAATGACGACATCGACAACATCAGTATCCTGAATGGTCCTGCTGCATCTGCACAATTCGGTTCACAAGGTGCTTATGGTGCAATCGTTATCAGTACCAAAAAAGGTAAAAAATCAAAAGGTGTTGGTGTTGAGCTGAACCTTGGCGCTAACTTTGACAAGGCTTACATCCTTCCAAACTACCAAAATACTTATGGCGGTGGTGCTTCTGCCGATTTCATCCAGTACCACTGGAAAGATGGCGATCCTGAAGGATGGAAAGCATTAGATGGCAAATACTATCCGGATTACACCGACGATAGCAGCTGGGGGCCTAAAATGGTTGGCCAGGAGTATATTCCATGGTATGCTTGGGCCGCAGGCACCAAATACTCTTTCAAAACAGCAAAATGGACACCTCAGCCAGACAATGCTAAAGATTTCTTCCGTACCGGTGTAGCTTTGAACAACAGTGTTGCATTCACCAAAGCTGCCGATGATTATAACATCAGGATGTCGTACAATAACCAGCATACTACCGGTATAGTACCTGAAACCTGGTTAAATAAAAACAACTTCACCCTGAACGCCAACTTTGATCTTAACAAACACCTTACAGCAGGTGCAAGCATCAACTATTCTGGCACACAACTTCATGGCCAAATCAGCGACGCTTATGCAAGTGCATCAAGCGGTTCATTCAACTCATGGTTCCACCGTGATCTGGATATGGGCATCATGAAAGAGTTACAGGACCTGAAATCTCCGGACGGAACTTATGTAAGCTGGAACCACCAGAACCCTAACTCATACGATGCATCTAACCCAGGCGCGTTTTATGGCGGCAACTACTGGTATAACCCATATTTATGGCAAAAACAGTGGCAAAATATGAACACTCGCGATCGTTTGTACGGCAATATCTATTTACAGTACAAAATCAACAACGATTTAAGCTTTAAGGTTACCTATCGCCGCAACCAAACCAATACCTGGAACGAAAACAAAATTTCGTCAGAAATTCAGGCAAGCGGTACCCAAACAGGTCAGAAAGCTACCTATGGTACTTCAAACACTTACTCAAACCGTGAAAACTATGAAACCTTGCTTAACTACGACAAGCAAATCAAAGATTTTCATGTGAATGTTAACGCCGGTAGCGATTTCTATAACTGGAGCTACAAAGATAACGGCGCTAATACCAACAACGGCTTAAGTGTTCCGGACCTGTACACCCTTGCTAACTCTGTTGACCCTATCAGCGCAAGCAACAGCAGGACCCAGGAACAATACCGTGCAATATTTGCAAAGGCCTCCGCCAACTATAAAAGAATTGTTTATGTAGACGCGACTTTACGTAACGACTGGTTCTCAACCATTTCTACAGTAAACGATGCAAACTCAGTATTATCAAAATCATTCGGTGGTTCATTCGTATTCAGCGAAGTATTGCCTGAGTTTAAAGACTGGTTGAGCTATGGTAAAGTAAGGGGATCATGGGGCCAGGTACCATTAGCGTTAGGTACATCAACCGAAACATTTGGTGCTTACAGAAACAACACCCTTTATGGTATTGCCGCAAACAAATGGAATGGCTCTTTATTACAAGGTGGCCCAACTCAGTTTGTTGACCCTGCATTACATGGTACTACCACTACTTCAAAAGAGATTGGTTTGGATTTAGGTTTCTTTAACGACCGTTTAACTTTTGGTGCTACTTACTGGGCTGCTGATGATAAAGACATTCCACTGGGCTTAGCAGTTAACGCGGCCAGCGGTGTATCATCAATCCTTACCAACGTAGGTTTGATCAAAAGAAGAGGTTTAGAGATCACTGCAAGCGGCACTCCTATCAGGTTGCCAAACTTTAGCTGGACCATCAACACAAACTTTGCCCAGTTGCTTGACAACACAGTAGTTGAAATCAGCAACAAATATGGTGTTGACCGTGTGCAGGTTGCAGGTGTTTGGGGTACAGATATGCCATACCTGATCAACCAAAAAGGTAAATGGTGGGGCCAGATCTACGGTAACGGTATCAAACGTAACTCTGCCGGTATCCCTATCCTGACTTCATCTGGTGCTTACATCAATGATCCTAACGTATATTTCGGAAGCGCGTTACCTAAATACACAGGTGGTTTACAAAATACATTCACTTTGTTTAAAGACTTTGTGTTAAGCGCAAACATCGATTATCAATTTGGCGGTAAATTCGTTTCATTATCAAACCGTTGGGGCCAGTATAGCGGCTTAACTGCCAATACTGCAGCACTTAACGATAAAGGAATGTCGGTACGTGACCCTGTTGCTGATGGCGGTGGTGTTAAAGTTACCGGTGTTGATGCCAACAACAACCCTGTTACTTACTACGTTGACGCAAAATCATACTACCAGGGTTTAACAAACAATAAAACTTACGACCCTTATGTGTACGACCTTACTTTCATCAAACTTCGTGAGGTTGCTGTAGGTTACAACCTGCCAATCAAGAAATGGGGTTTAGGCAATGTATTCCAATCAGCGAGGATTGATTTAACCGGTCGTAACTTATTGCTGATTTACGCTAAATCAAAAGATTTCGACCCATCAGAGATCAGTGCGACAGAAGGTGAAACTGCTCAGTACCCAGGTACAAGAGGTATCGGTTTCAACTTAAAAGTAACATTCTAA
- a CDS encoding SusD/RagB family nutrient-binding outer membrane lipoprotein, with translation MKKIYLYTLAGAFTFLGAGCNKLKDFGDVNNNPAATVTPIPSALLSNVEASLGGYGSTGTEAISGGQYAQYFTETQYSGTSLYNLPQNGFTGNYAGNLNNLQLVINQNPNKNMVNVAKILQQYIFWIVTDSWGDVPYSEALKGSSNILPKYDTQETIYKGILTTLTDAINSFDSSPISGDIIYGGDVASWKRMANSLKLLVAVQMSNVTASSSVASAAASEAITSGVITTNDQNFKLQFPGGNYKSSWWNLYNGRKDFAEAKTLTDITASTSDPRQAAFGGESEVVGNVNTSSIGVPYGLARLTVTAFTDANPKWARILRGDYRLENGYVMLISAAETWLARAEAANLGWTSESISADYKSGVTASFDQWGAGTPSTAYLNQFPVTDTKDADITHTQVKNISTQRWISSYPDGHMGWNIWRKTGWPSLTPAPDATNSSKKIVRRFVYATSEYNTNGANVNAAVARLSGGDSQDSRVWWDTRKDKDNN, from the coding sequence ATGAAAAAGATATATCTATATACATTAGCAGGCGCGTTTACCTTTTTAGGCGCGGGTTGCAACAAGCTAAAGGATTTTGGCGACGTGAACAACAATCCGGCAGCAACAGTAACGCCAATCCCTTCGGCCTTGTTATCAAACGTTGAAGCAAGCTTAGGTGGCTATGGCTCAACCGGTACCGAAGCAATAAGCGGCGGTCAGTATGCTCAATATTTTACCGAAACCCAGTACTCAGGAACATCATTATACAACCTGCCTCAAAACGGCTTTACAGGCAACTATGCTGGTAACCTGAACAACCTGCAATTGGTTATTAACCAAAATCCTAACAAAAACATGGTTAATGTTGCCAAAATATTGCAGCAATACATTTTCTGGATTGTAACCGATTCATGGGGCGATGTTCCTTACAGCGAGGCTTTAAAAGGGTCATCTAACATTTTGCCTAAATACGATACACAGGAAACTATTTACAAAGGCATCCTTACCACTTTAACAGATGCTATCAACTCGTTTGATTCATCGCCAATAAGCGGCGACATCATTTACGGAGGCGATGTTGCATCATGGAAAAGAATGGCAAACTCGCTTAAACTACTTGTTGCTGTTCAAATGTCAAATGTAACCGCTTCTTCTTCTGTTGCATCTGCAGCGGCAAGTGAAGCCATTACTTCAGGTGTAATAACTACTAACGACCAAAACTTCAAGCTTCAGTTTCCAGGCGGCAACTACAAAAGCTCATGGTGGAACCTTTACAACGGTCGTAAGGACTTTGCTGAAGCAAAAACCCTTACCGATATCACCGCTTCTACCAGCGACCCGCGTCAGGCTGCATTTGGTGGCGAAAGTGAAGTTGTAGGTAATGTTAACACATCAAGCATTGGCGTACCTTACGGTTTAGCACGTTTAACTGTAACTGCCTTTACTGATGCAAACCCTAAATGGGCCCGCATTTTACGTGGCGACTACAGGTTAGAGAACGGTTATGTAATGTTGATCAGTGCAGCTGAAACCTGGCTGGCCCGTGCCGAAGCTGCTAACTTAGGCTGGACCTCAGAATCAATCTCTGCCGATTACAAATCAGGCGTAACTGCTTCATTTGATCAGTGGGGAGCAGGCACACCTTCAACTGCTTATTTAAACCAGTTCCCGGTTACCGATACTAAAGATGCTGATATTACCCACACCCAGGTTAAAAACATATCAACCCAAAGGTGGATTTCAAGCTACCCTGATGGGCATATGGGATGGAATATCTGGAGAAAAACAGGCTGGCCATCGCTTACCCCCGCCCCTGATGCTACAAACTCATCTAAGAAGATTGTTCGCAGGTTTGTATACGCTACGAGCGAATACAATACAAACGGCGCTAATGTGAACGCTGCAGTTGCAAGACTAAGCGGTGGCGATAGCCAGGATTCACGCGTGTGGTGGGATACAAGGAAAGACAAGGACAACAACTAA